A region of Flavobacterium indicum GPTSA100-9 = DSM 17447 DNA encodes the following proteins:
- the mscL gene encoding large conductance mechanosensitive channel protein MscL, with protein sequence MLKEFKDFIAKGNVMDLAVGVIIGGAFSAIVTSLVSDVITPALLNPALKAAQVEDLAGLKTDGGILYGKFLAAIISFLVIAFVIFLMVKGLNSMKKKEEPAPAAPAGPTQEQLLAEIRDLLKK encoded by the coding sequence ATGTTAAAAGAATTTAAAGATTTTATTGCAAAAGGCAATGTTATGGATCTTGCCGTAGGGGTTATCATTGGTGGTGCATTTAGTGCCATTGTTACTTCATTAGTTTCTGATGTTATCACTCCAGCTTTATTAAATCCAGCTTTAAAAGCGGCACAAGTTGAAGATTTAGCGGGTTTAAAAACAGATGGTGGAATTTTATATGGTAAATTTTTAGCTGCTATTATTAGCTTTTTGGTAATTGCCTTTGTAATTTTCTTAATGGTTAAAGGATTAAATTCAATGAAAAAGAAAGAAGAACCTGCTCCTGCCGCGCCAGCTGGACCAACGCAAGAACAATTATTAGCTGAAATTAGAGATTTATTAAAAAAATAA
- a CDS encoding lysophospholipid acyltransferase family protein: MIKGIKACFFDIDAIKLRKIEAEFKKSWMINKRKLSASEAFCSASFQVFLPNMNYKDHHKNFMKVFFNSSLAKYERLNFKLIDTINDEDFVFPNTDKGFIIAGFHYGSYHLISSYLIKNNKKFIVAVNETVAVKKNIIDESNKGLQEYKKAHPSIDIEEIQYLSVQDELFVFKAKELLNEGFILLMFVDGNSGLDGIMKFESKNRVELSFMGQVVKVKYGLPSLSYAFNVPILPVISTRIRKNKMKITSFDLIHPDRSMSREDFSKSSIINIYKILEKVVKANPLEWDGWLYIHRWLDITNLKATENQSNTNKKLKKLKFNSKKYAFFSLGENNFLLDKNTHLSYEIDADITDVIFSKNVTKCNRTIIQNCIEKNILI; this comes from the coding sequence ATGATAAAAGGAATTAAGGCTTGTTTTTTTGATATTGATGCTATAAAATTAAGGAAAATTGAAGCAGAATTTAAAAAATCTTGGATGATCAATAAAAGAAAATTAAGTGCTTCTGAAGCATTTTGTTCGGCAAGTTTTCAGGTTTTTTTACCCAACATGAATTATAAAGATCACCATAAAAATTTTATGAAAGTTTTTTTTAATTCAAGTTTAGCTAAGTATGAAAGATTGAACTTTAAGTTGATTGACACTATTAATGATGAAGATTTTGTTTTTCCAAATACGGATAAAGGTTTTATTATAGCTGGATTTCATTATGGTTCATATCATCTAATTTCATCCTATTTAATTAAGAATAATAAAAAATTTATAGTAGCAGTAAATGAAACAGTTGCAGTTAAAAAAAATATAATTGACGAGAGTAATAAAGGTCTTCAGGAATACAAAAAAGCACACCCTTCAATTGATATAGAAGAAATACAATATTTGTCTGTTCAAGATGAACTTTTTGTTTTTAAAGCAAAGGAATTATTAAATGAAGGATTCATATTATTAATGTTTGTTGACGGAAATAGTGGTTTGGATGGAATAATGAAGTTTGAAAGTAAAAATAGAGTTGAGCTTAGCTTTATGGGACAGGTTGTGAAAGTAAAATATGGTCTTCCTTCATTAAGTTATGCGTTTAATGTGCCAATATTACCTGTTATTTCAACTAGAATTAGAAAAAATAAAATGAAGATTACTTCTTTTGATTTAATTCATCCGGATAGAAGTATGTCTAGGGAGGATTTTAGTAAAAGTTCAATTATTAATATATATAAAATCCTTGAAAAAGTTGTTAAGGCAAATCCGTTAGAATGGGATGGTTGGTTATATATTCATAGATGGTTAGATATTACCAATTTAAAGGCTACAGAAAATCAATCGAATACCAATAAGAAATTAAAAAAGTTAAAGTTTAATTCTAAAAAATATGCATTCTTTTCCTTAGGAGAAAACAATTTTTTATTGGATAAAAATACTCATTTGTCTTATGAAATTGATGCAGATATAACCGATGTTATTTTTAGTAAAAATGTTACAAAATGCAATAGAACGATAATTCAAAATTGCATTGAAAAAAATATACTCATATAA
- a CDS encoding TolC family protein, translating to MKNKLIIALAFFTSVIQAQVKELTLKDALQYALENKTDAKKAKLDVENSSHQIAEVRAMALPQINLNGGLTYNPILQKSALPGDLLGAPGQVILVPFGQEWNSTAVASLSQNLFNQSVFTGLKAAKTTREFYQVNQQLTEEQLIEKVSSSYYQVYVYQQKLKNAESNLESTKKVKDIITGQYQNGLARKIDLDRISVKVSNLEAIKLQLINAVQLQENTLKFFIGMPMDQQIKLPINTMDVTALAFEQTTEVSKRTEMAVLRKQEELLGFKKKSFLAEYYPSLSLTANYGYQGLGAKMPWFVKPADGVYWTNFSSIGLNLNVPVFNGFSTRSRVRQAEVSLKKIQEDIKDTELALNYQFENAKTQINNSVINVSTQEQNMKLAKEVLDNTKNNYLNGLATLTELLDAENALTEAQNNFTTAQLEYKLAEIQIIKSKGELKNLLN from the coding sequence ATGAAAAATAAACTAATCATTGCTTTAGCATTTTTTACTAGTGTAATTCAAGCGCAAGTAAAGGAGTTAACCTTGAAAGACGCTTTACAATATGCGTTAGAAAATAAAACTGATGCTAAAAAAGCAAAACTAGATGTAGAAAATAGTAGTCATCAAATCGCAGAAGTTAGAGCAATGGCATTGCCACAAATAAATTTGAATGGTGGATTAACCTATAATCCCATTTTACAAAAAAGTGCATTGCCAGGTGATTTACTAGGTGCGCCTGGACAAGTGATTTTGGTGCCTTTCGGACAGGAATGGAACAGTACTGCTGTAGCTTCTTTGTCTCAAAATTTATTTAATCAATCTGTTTTTACAGGATTAAAAGCTGCCAAAACCACACGAGAGTTCTATCAAGTAAATCAGCAATTAACAGAAGAGCAATTGATTGAGAAAGTTTCTTCAAGTTATTATCAAGTATATGTATATCAGCAAAAGTTAAAAAATGCTGAAAGCAATTTAGAGTCAACAAAAAAAGTAAAGGATATTATTACTGGTCAATATCAAAATGGTTTGGCTAGAAAAATTGATTTGGATAGAATATCTGTTAAAGTGAGTAATCTTGAAGCAATTAAATTGCAATTAATAAATGCAGTGCAATTACAAGAAAATACTCTAAAGTTTTTTATTGGAATGCCAATGGATCAACAAATTAAATTGCCAATTAATACTATGGATGTTACAGCACTTGCTTTTGAGCAAACCACTGAGGTTTCTAAAAGAACAGAAATGGCAGTGCTAAGAAAACAAGAAGAACTACTTGGTTTTAAAAAGAAATCCTTTTTGGCAGAATATTACCCATCGTTGTCTTTAACGGCTAATTATGGTTATCAAGGATTAGGAGCTAAAATGCCTTGGTTTGTAAAACCAGCTGACGGTGTTTACTGGACTAACTTTTCTTCAATAGGTTTAAATTTAAATGTTCCTGTGTTTAACGGTTTTTCTACTCGTTCTAGAGTGAGACAAGCAGAGGTGAGTTTAAAGAAAATCCAAGAAGATATTAAAGATACGGAATTGGCTTTGAATTATCAATTCGAAAATGCTAAAACACAAATCAATAATAGTGTTATTAATGTAAGTACTCAAGAACAAAACATGAAATTAGCTAAAGAAGTTTTGGATAATACCAAGAATAATTATTTAAATGGATTAGCTACTTTAACAGAATTGTTAGATGCTGAAAATGCTTTAACAGAAGCACAAAATAATTTTACTACGGCTCAATTAGAATACAAATTGGCTGAAATTCAAATAATTAAATCAAAAGGAGAACTTAAAAATTTACTAAACTAA
- a CDS encoding zinc metalloprotease has protein sequence MINNNFQITKNKENQFILEINEKSFLVGEVVYMILSRIKKSISEDEIVDDIKGIKGYENFTILKLHQFLENEITPLFNSQLNDSKNPVKKIFTVIKPEKHLNYFSFLIKLFHLNFFWTAFIFQLVISSLFIYKNLSFYNQMAEFKIEWFFSFFFLVFIMLIHELGHVVASLKFKIIPKEIGFGFYFIYPALYTNLTQIWKLNKFEKVIVNLGGIYFQLFINLILIGLFYWLNDYKNLLFLFFTINFGIILFNLNPFFKFDGYWVFSDVLKIPNLRAKANAYLVSLIKLNGSRKNEIVIVKVYAVLYFVFMLFIWCLITKYIVLNFDIFFKRIKTFHSIKNNLDYLLGYVITLILAFRIVYGFVFSYYKIRKNDKRN, from the coding sequence ATGATAAACAATAACTTTCAAATAACTAAAAACAAAGAAAATCAATTTATATTAGAAATAAATGAAAAGAGTTTTCTAGTTGGAGAAGTTGTTTATATGATTTTGTCGAGAATTAAAAAATCGATATCTGAAGATGAAATTGTTGATGATATTAAAGGAATTAAAGGTTATGAAAATTTCACTATTTTAAAATTACATCAGTTTCTAGAAAATGAAATTACACCATTGTTTAATTCACAATTGAATGATAGTAAAAATCCAGTAAAAAAAATATTTACAGTAATCAAACCTGAAAAACATCTTAATTATTTTTCATTCTTAATTAAGTTATTTCATTTGAATTTTTTTTGGACCGCTTTTATTTTTCAATTAGTAATTAGTAGTTTGTTTATTTATAAAAACCTATCTTTTTATAATCAAATGGCAGAATTTAAAATAGAATGGTTTTTTTCTTTTTTCTTTTTAGTTTTTATTATGCTAATTCATGAATTAGGTCATGTTGTAGCTTCTTTAAAATTTAAAATAATACCAAAGGAAATTGGATTTGGCTTCTATTTTATTTATCCTGCGTTATATACAAATCTTACACAAATTTGGAAGCTAAATAAATTTGAAAAAGTTATAGTCAATTTAGGAGGAATTTATTTTCAATTGTTTATTAATTTGATTTTAATAGGTCTTTTTTATTGGTTAAATGATTATAAAAATCTGTTGTTTTTATTTTTTACAATCAATTTTGGTATAATCTTATTTAATCTTAATCCCTTTTTTAAGTTTGATGGATATTGGGTTTTTTCGGATGTTTTAAAAATTCCAAATCTTAGAGCTAAAGCAAATGCATATTTAGTTTCATTAATAAAACTAAATGGTTCAAGAAAAAATGAGATAGTTATAGTGAAAGTTTATGCAGTGTTGTATTTTGTTTTTATGCTATTCATTTGGTGTTTAATTACAAAATATATAGTGCTAAATTTTGATATTTTTTTTAAAAGAATAAAAACTTTTCATTCAATAAAGAATAATCTCGATTATCTCTTGGGATATGTTATAACATTAATTCTAGCTTTTAGGATTGTGTACGGTTTTGTTTTTTCATACTATAAAATTAGAAAGAATGATAAAAGGAATTAA
- a CDS encoding efflux RND transporter periplasmic adaptor subunit, with protein sequence MKKIIYIGISVALVGGAVVTLMNNKKQNEADTAIVAQENNAVAVRVAEVVTGALDDNFVANGNFAPAQELNLAAEFSGKVISVLVKEGDRVAKGQTLVIIRGDVANVEAQTANANYQNALNDYNRFESAFKTGGVTKQQLDQARINMVNAKSRLTQANIHVGDTRVKAPFSGIINKKYIEVGTILSAMPPTQMFEIVNTSSLKLKVSVSESQVAQLKVGSIVKVKATVYPDKEYVGKVTFVAPKADESLNFPIEVAVTNNPNNEIKAGMYGSVVFGSTSANQPEIMYIPRNAFVGSVNSNQVFVVENETAVLKKVVAGKVYGNKVEILSGLKNGDVVVTSGQINLSDNTKVSIVK encoded by the coding sequence ATGAAAAAAATAATTTATATCGGTATAAGTGTAGCATTAGTTGGTGGTGCAGTTGTAACATTGATGAATAATAAAAAACAAAACGAAGCTGATACAGCAATTGTAGCTCAAGAAAATAATGCGGTTGCAGTTAGAGTTGCAGAAGTAGTTACAGGAGCTTTGGATGATAATTTTGTTGCTAATGGGAATTTTGCTCCGGCTCAAGAATTAAATTTAGCAGCTGAATTTTCAGGAAAGGTAATTAGCGTTTTAGTTAAAGAAGGAGATAGAGTAGCTAAAGGTCAAACATTAGTTATTATTAGAGGAGATGTTGCTAATGTTGAAGCACAAACGGCAAATGCAAATTATCAAAATGCACTTAATGATTACAATCGTTTTGAAAGTGCTTTTAAAACAGGAGGTGTTACTAAACAACAATTAGATCAGGCTCGTATCAATATGGTTAATGCTAAATCGCGTTTAACACAAGCGAACATTCATGTTGGAGATACAAGAGTAAAAGCGCCATTTAGTGGAATTATCAATAAAAAATACATTGAAGTAGGAACTATTTTGAGCGCCATGCCGCCAACACAAATGTTCGAAATTGTAAACACTAGTTCTCTAAAATTAAAAGTAAGTGTTAGTGAAAGTCAAGTGGCACAATTAAAAGTGGGCTCAATTGTAAAAGTAAAAGCTACAGTTTATCCTGATAAAGAATATGTTGGAAAAGTAACTTTTGTAGCTCCAAAGGCAGATGAATCTTTAAATTTCCCTATTGAAGTAGCTGTGACTAATAATCCCAATAATGAAATCAAAGCAGGAATGTATGGTTCTGTAGTATTTGGTTCCACATCTGCAAATCAACCTGAAATTATGTACATCCCAAGAAATGCATTTGTAGGAAGTGTAAATAGTAATCAAGTTTTTGTTGTAGAAAATGAAACTGCAGTTTTGAAAAAAGTTGTAGCTGGTAAAGTTTATGGTAATAAAGTTGAAATTTTAAGTGGCTTAAAAAACGGCGATGTTGTTGTAACAAGTGGTCAAATTAATTTAAGTGACAATACAAAAGTTTCAATCGTAAAATAA
- a CDS encoding efflux RND transporter permease subunit, with translation MKIVDISIKRPSVVIVLFTILLLGGLYSYKQLSYELIPKFEVNVVTVSTVYPGASPNEVENTVTKKIEDAVSTMENIKKLESKSYESLSVVMITLTADANADYALNDAQRKINAVLKDLPEDVDPPSLSKFSLSDFPIMTIGATAQMDEVEFYDLLDKKIQPIISRVAGVAQVNLIGGQEREIKVSLDAVKLQGFGLSVPQVQQAVLSSNLDFPTGNIKTRENSTTIRLSGKYKTVEELRNLVVASQNGAQIRLGDVADVQDAQKDVTKISRINQKSSILLQVIKQSDANAVEVSKKVKEAIAKIEKDYVKSNLKLKVANDSSEFTLTAADSVIHDLFLAVILVAFVMLFFLHSLRNALIVMVSIPASLIATFIGISLMGYTLNLMSLLGLSLVVGILVDDAIVVLENIHRHMEMGKNKVRAAYDGAAEIGFTVTAITLVIVVVFLPIAMSTGLVSNIITQFCVTVVIATLLSLLASFTIVPWLFSRFGKLEHLNRESIFGKIIIGFESYLEQFTHKVSDVLKWSLNHKKTTLAIMLVAFFGSTIGLLGGGFIGGEFFAQTDKGEFLVQIEMPKDVSVEQTNFMTQKAEAFLRKDKNVVDLITTVGQTSEGMGATTSTAYKAEILVSLVEKSKRNDDSFIYAAKIKRELQKVLVGAKVKTVPMGLLGANEAPIVLTVTGSNLDDVMAFAQKAAAELKKIPGSTEIKLTSEAGNPEIKVQVDRDKMAALGLNLQTVGLTMQTAFNGNTDGKFRAGQYEYDINIRFNENDRSNIKDVNNLIFTNNMGQQVKLSQFAEVIESSGPSMLERRDKSTSVTVQAQSVGRPSGTVATEWEAVFSKMERPAGVNYVWGGDMENQTEGFGTLGVALLAAIILVYLVMVALYDDFVTPFVVLFSIPLSFIGALFALALTDNSLNIFTILGIIMLIGLVTKNAILLVDFANHRKAEGETTFNALIQANHARLRPILMTTIAMVIGMIPIALAKGAAAEMNNGLAWVIIGGLISSLFLTLVVVPVVYAIFDSLKRRFGKAEKVNYSELMVANYEHKELSEDGFTPKHEL, from the coding sequence ATGAAAATTGTAGACATATCAATTAAAAGACCTTCTGTGGTTATCGTATTATTTACGATACTTTTATTAGGCGGTTTGTATAGTTATAAACAGTTGAGTTATGAATTAATTCCAAAATTCGAAGTTAATGTAGTAACCGTTTCAACTGTTTATCCAGGTGCTTCTCCAAATGAAGTAGAAAATACTGTTACAAAGAAAATTGAAGATGCGGTTTCGACTATGGAAAATATTAAAAAACTAGAGTCGAAATCTTATGAAAGTTTATCTGTTGTTATGATCACCTTAACGGCTGATGCAAATGCAGATTATGCTTTAAATGATGCTCAACGTAAAATTAATGCGGTTTTAAAAGATTTGCCTGAAGATGTTGATCCGCCTTCATTGAGTAAGTTTTCATTGAGTGATTTTCCAATCATGACAATTGGAGCTACTGCTCAAATGGATGAAGTAGAATTTTACGACTTGTTAGATAAGAAAATACAACCTATTATTTCTCGTGTTGCTGGTGTAGCACAAGTAAACCTAATTGGAGGTCAAGAAAGAGAAATTAAAGTGAGCTTAGATGCTGTTAAATTACAAGGATTTGGATTGTCAGTTCCTCAAGTACAGCAAGCAGTATTGTCTTCTAATTTAGATTTTCCTACCGGTAATATAAAAACAAGAGAAAATAGTACTACTATTCGTTTGTCTGGAAAATATAAAACGGTGGAAGAATTAAGAAACTTGGTTGTTGCTTCACAAAATGGGGCTCAAATAAGGTTAGGTGATGTAGCAGATGTACAAGATGCTCAAAAAGATGTAACTAAGATTTCAAGAATTAATCAAAAAAGTTCAATCTTATTGCAAGTAATTAAACAATCCGATGCGAATGCTGTTGAAGTAAGTAAAAAAGTAAAAGAAGCTATCGCAAAAATTGAGAAGGATTATGTAAAATCTAATTTAAAATTAAAGGTAGCAAACGACAGTAGTGAGTTTACTTTAACTGCTGCTGATTCCGTAATTCACGATTTGTTTTTAGCGGTTATCTTGGTGGCTTTTGTAATGCTATTCTTCTTACACAGTTTAAGAAATGCGCTTATAGTAATGGTTTCTATCCCAGCATCGTTGATTGCAACATTTATTGGTATTTCATTAATGGGATATACATTAAACTTAATGAGTTTATTAGGACTTTCATTGGTTGTTGGTATTTTGGTTGATGATGCCATTGTGGTGCTAGAAAACATACACCGTCACATGGAAATGGGTAAAAACAAAGTGCGTGCGGCTTATGATGGTGCAGCTGAAATTGGATTTACTGTAACAGCTATTACTTTAGTAATTGTTGTGGTATTCTTGCCTATTGCAATGAGTACAGGTTTGGTTTCTAATATTATTACACAATTCTGTGTAACAGTAGTAATTGCAACCTTGTTGTCGTTATTAGCATCATTTACAATTGTTCCTTGGTTGTTTTCTAGATTTGGAAAATTAGAACACTTGAATAGAGAGTCTATTTTTGGAAAAATTATTATTGGTTTTGAAAGTTATTTAGAGCAATTTACACACAAAGTGTCTGATGTTTTAAAATGGTCGTTAAACCATAAAAAAACAACGTTAGCTATTATGTTAGTTGCTTTTTTTGGTTCTACAATTGGATTGTTAGGTGGTGGATTTATTGGGGGTGAATTCTTTGCTCAAACTGATAAAGGAGAGTTCTTAGTTCAAATTGAAATGCCTAAAGATGTTTCAGTTGAACAAACGAATTTTATGACACAAAAAGCAGAAGCGTTTTTAAGGAAAGATAAAAATGTTGTGGATTTAATTACAACTGTAGGACAAACCAGTGAAGGAATGGGAGCTACAACTTCAACAGCATATAAAGCAGAAATTTTAGTTTCCTTAGTAGAAAAATCAAAACGTAATGATGATTCATTTATTTATGCAGCAAAAATAAAACGTGAGTTGCAAAAGGTGTTGGTTGGTGCAAAAGTAAAAACAGTTCCAATGGGATTACTTGGTGCAAATGAGGCTCCAATTGTATTGACGGTTACAGGTTCTAATCTTGATGATGTAATGGCATTTGCGCAAAAAGCTGCTGCTGAATTGAAAAAAATTCCGGGTTCTACGGAAATTAAATTGACTTCAGAAGCTGGAAATCCAGAAATTAAAGTTCAAGTTGATAGAGATAAAATGGCTGCATTAGGTCTGAATTTACAAACCGTTGGTTTAACAATGCAAACAGCATTTAACGGAAATACCGATGGTAAATTTAGAGCAGGTCAGTATGAGTATGATATCAACATCCGTTTCAATGAAAATGATCGTTCTAATATTAAAGATGTAAATAATTTAATATTTACAAATAATATGGGACAACAAGTGAAATTGTCACAATTTGCAGAGGTAATTGAAAGTTCAGGCCCAAGTATGTTGGAACGTAGAGATAAAAGTACTTCGGTTACTGTACAAGCACAATCCGTTGGTCGTCCATCAGGAACTGTAGCAACAGAATGGGAAGCTGTGTTCTCTAAAATGGAACGTCCTGCTGGTGTTAACTATGTTTGGGGAGGTGATATGGAAAACCAAACAGAAGGATTTGGTACTTTGGGAGTAGCATTGTTAGCTGCAATTATCTTAGTATATTTAGTAATGGTTGCTTTATACGACGATTTTGTTACGCCTTTTGTAGTGTTGTTCTCAATTCCGTTATCTTTTATTGGTGCCTTATTTGCATTGGCTTTAACAGATAATTCATTAAATATCTTTACTATTTTAGGTATTATTATGTTGATTGGATTAGTAACTAAAAATGCTATTTTACTAGTAGACTTCGCTAATCATAGAAAAGCAGAAGGTGAAACTACTTTTAATGCGTTGATACAAGCCAATCATGCTCGTTTAAGACCGATCTTAATGACTACAATTGCTATGGTGATTGGTATGATTCCAATTGCATTGGCTAAAGGTGCAGCAGCAGAAATGAATAATGGTTTAGCTTGGGTAATTATTGGAGGTTTAATTTCATCTTTATTCTTAACCTTAGTGGTGGTACCTGTGGTATATGCTATTTTTGATAGTCTAAAAAGAAGATTTGGAAAGGCTGAAAAAGTAAACTATAGTGAATTAATGGTTGCTAACTATGAACACAAAGAATTAAGTGAAGATGGTTTCACCCCAAAACACGAATTATAA
- a CDS encoding bifunctional UDP-N-acetylmuramoyl-tripeptide:D-alanyl-D-alanine ligase/alanine racemase, protein MNKAISNIVKTLGFTNVENIDHISIDSRSLQNGNSTLFFCLKGHNHDAHQYIEGLIQKGVEYFVVEYIPSEVKDKAHFCVVNNTTEALQKLAQKYKAEFQELETIAITGSNGKTIVKEWLNFLLSPDYFIVRSPKSFNSQVGVPLSIFGINEKHNLGIFEAGISQRNEMLLLEKIIQPTIGIFTHLGDAHNEGFTTIEEKVKEKTQLFIHCKVVILEKNDFIEKHLSVPSFTWSFDNPAADIFVISKVKNNQKTTLELQLHTEKIVVTLPFLDDISIENALTCIATLAYLKVDNATIKERVANLYAVEIRLQAKKGINNCLLIDDSFSSDYQSLKIALDFLDQQKLHDKKTIILSDIFQSGLAVDQLYQNVTKALQNNKIDRIITIGETIGKHLEHLPNVISFPTTQAFLQQFNTQSFQNETILVKGARSFHFDEIVVLLEEKKHETILEINLDAITYNLNFYKSKLKPETKVMVMVKAFGYGNGGYELAKHLEFLKVNYLGVAFADEGVDLRKAGITMPIMIMNPETSSFHTMIAYNLEPEIYSISALEAFLKVCKEKNVSKYPIHIKIDTGMHRQGFEYKDIKDLVNLLRQNNLIEVTSIFTHLAASDALEYTSFTELQVERYHNFAKELKEKLEIKPIEHILNTSGIFNYSKYQLDMVRLGIGLYGVGNSEEENKQLQQVSTLKSIILQIRAVAPEESIGYSRKFMVTQPIRVATVPIGYADGIRRAWGNEKGYVTIHNQKARILGNVCMDMLMVDVTNIPCSELDEVIIFGNSPTVVEMAEVLQTIPYEILTSISQRVKRIFYKN, encoded by the coding sequence TTGAATAAAGCTATTAGTAATATTGTTAAAACTTTAGGTTTTACAAATGTTGAAAATATAGACCACATTTCTATAGACAGTCGTTCGTTACAAAACGGGAATTCTACTTTGTTTTTCTGTTTAAAAGGACACAATCACGATGCGCATCAATATATAGAAGGATTAATTCAAAAAGGCGTTGAATATTTTGTAGTTGAATACATTCCTTCAGAAGTTAAAGACAAAGCACATTTTTGTGTGGTTAATAACACCACTGAAGCATTACAAAAATTAGCCCAAAAATATAAAGCTGAATTTCAAGAATTAGAAACCATTGCTATTACTGGAAGTAATGGAAAAACCATTGTAAAAGAATGGTTGAATTTTTTATTGAGTCCGGATTACTTTATTGTTAGAAGTCCAAAAAGTTTTAATTCGCAAGTTGGTGTTCCTTTATCCATATTTGGAATTAATGAAAAACACAATTTAGGAATTTTTGAAGCAGGCATTTCACAACGCAATGAAATGTTACTATTGGAAAAAATAATCCAACCTACTATTGGAATTTTCACTCATTTAGGTGATGCCCATAACGAAGGATTCACGACTATTGAAGAAAAAGTTAAAGAAAAAACCCAATTATTTATACATTGCAAAGTTGTTATTTTAGAAAAAAATGATTTCATAGAAAAACACCTTTCTGTCCCTAGCTTTACGTGGAGTTTTGATAATCCTGCCGCAGATATTTTTGTGATTTCCAAAGTTAAAAACAATCAAAAAACAACTTTAGAACTCCAATTACATACCGAAAAAATAGTTGTTACCCTACCTTTTTTAGATGACATATCAATTGAAAATGCTTTAACCTGTATTGCAACTTTAGCTTACTTGAAAGTAGATAACGCCACTATAAAAGAACGAGTTGCTAATTTATATGCTGTTGAAATACGATTACAAGCCAAAAAAGGCATTAACAATTGCTTACTGATTGACGACAGTTTTTCTAGTGATTATCAATCGTTAAAGATAGCGTTAGACTTTTTAGACCAACAAAAATTACATGATAAAAAAACCATCATTTTATCTGATATTTTTCAGAGTGGCTTAGCGGTTGATCAATTGTATCAAAATGTGACAAAAGCACTTCAAAACAACAAGATCGATCGAATTATTACCATTGGAGAAACCATTGGCAAACATTTAGAGCATTTACCTAATGTAATATCTTTTCCCACTACCCAAGCTTTTTTACAACAATTTAACACCCAATCATTTCAAAATGAAACCATTTTAGTTAAAGGTGCACGTAGCTTTCATTTTGATGAAATTGTAGTTCTTTTAGAGGAGAAAAAACACGAAACGATATTAGAAATTAATCTCGATGCCATTACTTATAACCTCAATTTTTACAAATCAAAACTTAAACCAGAAACCAAAGTAATGGTAATGGTAAAAGCCTTTGGTTATGGCAACGGAGGGTATGAGTTAGCCAAACATTTAGAATTTTTAAAAGTCAATTACCTTGGTGTTGCTTTTGCAGATGAAGGTGTTGACTTAAGAAAAGCAGGAATTACAATGCCAATTATGATTATGAATCCGGAAACGAGTAGTTTTCATACCATGATTGCCTATAATTTAGAACCGGAAATCTATTCGATAAGTGCTTTAGAAGCTTTTTTAAAAGTTTGCAAAGAAAAAAACGTAAGCAAATACCCTATTCATATCAAAATTGATACGGGGATGCACAGACAAGGATTTGAATATAAAGACATAAAAGATTTAGTAAATTTATTACGTCAAAACAATTTAATAGAGGTCACTAGCATTTTCACACACTTAGCCGCAAGTGACGCTTTAGAATATACTTCTTTTACAGAGCTGCAAGTAGAACGATATCATAATTTTGCTAAAGAATTAAAAGAAAAACTAGAAATTAAACCAATTGAACATATATTAAACACTTCTGGAATATTTAACTATAGTAAATATCAATTAGATATGGTTCGATTAGGCATTGGATTGTATGGGGTTGGAAATTCTGAAGAAGAGAACAAACAGTTACAACAAGTAAGCACCTTAAAAAGTATAATACTTCAAATTAGAGCGGTGGCTCCAGAAGAAAGCATAGGTTACAGCAGAAAATTTATGGTTACTCAACCTATTCGAGTTGCAACAGTTCCTATTGGTTATGCTGACGGCATAAGAAGAGCATGGGGAAATGAAAAAGGTTATGTAACAATTCACAATCAAAAAGCGAGGATTTTAGGCAATGTTTGCATGGACATGTTAATGGTAGACGTGACAAACATACCTTGTAGTGAGTTAGATGAAGTAATTATATTTGGTAATTCTCCAACGGTAGTTGAAATGGCAGAAGTTTTACAAACCATACCTTACGAAATCTTAACTAGTATTTCACAAAGAGTTAAAAGAATTTTTTATAAAAATTAA